The Pecten maximus chromosome 10, xPecMax1.1, whole genome shotgun sequence region GTGAGATActtataaaaaaacatgtagtagttttaacattataatttatagttagatacttataaaaaaaaacatgtagtagttttaacattataaTCGATAGTTAGATGCTTAAACAAAAACAGGTATTAGTTTTAACATTATAATGGCCTATTACATACTTAAACACAACAGGTAGTagttttaacattaaaattgaTAGTTACATACTTATACAAAAACATGTTctagttttaacattttttttgacatttaCATACTTAAATACGGAATAATAGTTAATGTGTGATGGCCGCGAATTGAGCTAGCACCAACCGTAGCAGCATACCTTTGTTGCATGAAGTTTGGAAATGAATATTACACATATTGTTTTGACGGCACAAGTCAAGTTTCAATACAATGGAATCAATATACAGAACTGGggatacaaaatatcaaacatacgGTACGAAATCGACATGGAAGTTAAAACTTATATAATACCTATAATGGCATGTCGTGGCACACCTGTTTATATTCTTATGAACTTTATATTACATCACACCTGTTTATATTCTTATGAACTTTATATTATATCACACCTGTTTACATTCTTATGAATTTTATATTACATCACACCTGTTTACATTCTTATGAACTTTATATTACATCACACCTGTTTACATTCTTATGAACTTTATATTACATCACACCTGTTTACATTCTTATGAACTTTATATTACATCACACCTGTTTACATTCTTATGAACTTTATATTACATCACATATGTTTACATTCTTATGAACTTTATATTACATCACCCCTGTTTACATTCTTATGAACTTTATATTACATCACACCTGTTCACATTCTTATGAACTTTATATTACATCACACCTGTTTACATTCTTATGAACTTTATATTACATCACACCTGTTTACATTCTTATGAACTTTATATTACATCACACCTGTTTACATTCTTATGAACTTTATATTACATCACACCTGTTTACATTCTTATGAACTTTATATTACATCACACCTGTTTACATTCTTATGAACTTTATATTACATCACACCTGTTTACATTCTTATGAACTTTATATTATATCACACCTGTTCACATTCTTATGAACTTTATATTACATCACACCTGTTTACATTCTTATGAACTTTATATTACATCACACCTATTTACATTCTTATGAACTTTATGTTACATCACACCAGTTCGAATGAGCTTTATGTTACAGAAATTCTGATTTATATGACTGTTGTTCAGAACTTGTAATTTAAATGAATTGTGCTTCAGGAattgatgtgtatatgttttgtGATTCCAGGGTCGAATTGGGTTTATGAGATCATTTCTATGCTGGTACAAGGTCACGCAACATATCTTAAGGCTTTTAAAACTATCGGAATGCTGGAAGTCTCAGATCTAGCGGCCCTGGCCGACATGACGTCACCACGTGTCCTTAGTACTCATGTTCCGTTCCGACACCTTCCAATACAACACTTGGCCAAGGGATGTAAAGTCGTCCACATCCTCAGAAATCCGAAAGACGTCACAGTGTCCGCTTATAACCAATGTAAATCACCTCTTGTCAAGCACATCTGTGATGCAGATGAGTTTCCTGGAACGTGGGATTATTTCCTCAGAGACTTCTTTGAAAACAAGCATAGTAAGTTTGATGACATAACGATGTTTAATTTGACAGCAGCAGCACTAAAGTAAAAATTAGTCTTTCATTTCTTTTCGTATACTTATATGGAGGAAAATTAAGCAACTCCTGCCGAAACTACAGCCAACTATACGACATTGCGAAACCTTATCGATATCTACTTTAACCAGTGATTTTGCTGTTGAAAATATTGCTTATAAACTAGGTGTGTACCGCATTTTTGTAGTCTTTAGCATACCTGTACTGGTCACATGACATAAATTAACCTTATCCTCTGCTGTCTTTGTGTTAATCATGCATTTCGATGCTAAATTGCAGTTGAAATTTGGCTATCAGAAAACGCATTTCTTTGCTGAGGAGGAATATTATGATTCGCAGCATTGATAACATTACTAAGTACTAAcataaattacattgtacatcttGATTTTGTATTATAATCTATTTATACACAGATTTTTACGATGGGTTCATCAAATACGAGAAGGATTGGGAGGTCGCCAAACGTACCAAAGCTGTAACTAACGTCTACACCATGTTCTATGAGGATCTTCGGAAGGTATCTATAGAAAACATCGACGTTTACTTTTTAGTCCTCCCCTCACCATTGTAAAACCATCAATGCGCATGCTCAATCTCATTAACGTTTAAAAATGTTGTCCCACATATAATTAGTAAGGAGTTTGTAGAAGACAACTGTTCTCATTGCTTGTATGCgttcagggggggggggggggggggcattaaAAACAATTGTACATATTTGAGTTATTACCactttttcatttatttccgTATTCTCTGTTTTAATAACCCGTTGCACTCCAGCAAATTATAGCGGTTTTGagcaaacacacacacacacacacacatatatgtatatcacaggcgtctgctgCTGGTAAGTATTTTTAGACAGAATATTAGCCCTTACACACATTATCGATATACCAAAATGTAGTAGGAGTAGGGagtaatatttttcttttaatactaaccagaagtaAACACATGTGAATATATCAAAcacattgtttgtgtttgcaaaacattttaaaattggtGATAATGTACATTTTCATCATATAACCTGGTCTGAACGATGGTGCTGCTGGACATCTGCATTACATGTGTCAAGTATCATACTGCTTTGCTTGATGATAACATTAAGAATCCCAATACTAACAACATTGtttactgtttatttatttcctgATGCTCAAAGAAAAGATCAGAATTTCTCACCTACCTAACTTAGATCCGTTTAATTAGGATAACAGTCGTGCTATACGTTTTTTCTAAAACGTTGTTTTTCTCTTTAGAACATTTGCCAAACTGATGAAACGTCTTACTGttcttaaaatatatttcaagttTTTCATAACCAAGAAAGAAGACCGACATAAACGATGCACTCGTTAAACTGTAAACTTTCTGGTAGACCATACTTTTAGGGAGTTAGATTGTATGATTTTCTCAAGATGAATGCATGCATTCCATTTGTTAATGGCAGTATCCCTCGAACTATCTCTACCTGTGTTCACAGTCTACTTTTCCCCATTCAATGTGTTCACGGGTGGCAGCTGTTTCAGCATTCATTGACTTGCTTAGAGTACCACGGTTCTGATGCCTAATGCTGACAGGAAACGATATATAGGTGTGAGATGTCCGCCGAATATTATGGCCATTAATCTGTTCTTGCTTCGGAGTAGCTTCCCCATGTCTCTTTTTGATAAGATATTACTACACCGCTTTGACTTCAGTTTCTCCTTTGCTGTCATCACTTAATAATGCATTTAGTGCTGTTACCTcatataaatatcttataaataTCTCACTCGTCCacaatttaattttgttaatctaccatatatatatattggttggATGTATACTCCTCTTAGTTGTGTTGTGTTTTGAACCAAAAATAATTGATGGGATTCTAACAATCATAAATCATTTTTCAGAATCCTATTGCCGAAATAACACGACTGGCCAAGTACTTAGAGGTACCTTCAAATGAGGAGCTAGTTGGCGACATCGCAGAAAAATGTTCATTCGTGAAGCTTCAAAACGCTGCAGAAACTTTTAAAACTGATGGGCCGAAGACTATCGTAGATGgcaaaaatgtattatttaggAAAGGTATATTATTCACATCTGATCCTGACCCGAACCCATCCGAGATCAAGTGGTCAATCTTTCTGTTGCTAGATTTCAGACTAATATGAAATTCTAcacatttaattaaaatgttcgTTATTTATCAGTAATTTATCTATTGATCGTATGCAACGTTAATCTACTGTTATGTAATTCTGTAGCAGACGTAAACATTCTTCATTTGGGCGTCATGTCATGGTGCAACTACAATAACCTTGTATTACTACTTTGCGTTACACACTGTCATTAACAGGTAATGTTCTACTTACAGGGACGGTCGGAGATTGGAAAAACTGGTTCACAGTTGCTCAAAACGAACAGTTTGACGATTATTTAGACAGAGAACTGAAGGGATCGACACTGgaatttaaatatgaaatatgatctTCAGTGACATGGTTGTGGGGACTATTtctgttattttattttttacgtCACTAATAGTTTTCTGCTTTCATTTCTCTGATAAGAAGATCAGGATATCCAAGGCCTTATTTTATCGTATTCACATACACGGGGAGTTTGGAAATATCGTTATCTCTGATGAATGTCGAGTAATTAAATGGAATGCACGTTatctacatatacattgtaagaATAAGTGTTTAGTTAATTATGTAATTGGAAGCATTTCATCACTTTGTACATTTCGAGAGGACTATACTAGTAGTCATTCATATAAAATACGAAACAAGACAAATAATGTATTCATTTGATCAAGACGTTGATTGTGACTGTCggtcacattttttttcttctgtcgTTGttcaaattcaacaaaatgtttttttttctttttctttttttccccccaacaAATCAATTTTAACCCCCCCATCTATTAGAAAGCTGCCGGGGTTGGGGAGCCCCGGGGTCAGCTCtttgacaataatgtgtcctCATACAAGCGGGCTCTCATTCTTAATcatctctttctttctttctttctgtctttctttcttttaaagtctttctttcttctttctttctttctttttttttcgttcTTTCTTTCTAATTATCACAAAAATGTTATGTCATACTATTTCTTATTAACATATACAATTAATTACGTGCGATACTGGTTAATGCTAATATCATGCATTTTACACATAGGGGAGCTTTTAAAGGTAAAACTAATTAGTGGACAATATAGACATTTAAATCGATAATCAGAAGTTTGTTCTcatgaattttaaatatcttcTTTTTCTCCGACAAAGATTGTTCATAAGATGTTCGTTGTAAATACAGCTTCAACACCgcttaaaaaacaacaacaaaacacaaataaaagcTGTCTCGAGTCACCAACACCATTTCCAATTGGTGTTACGAAAAGCGACAAAGAAAATACACCACGGACATCAGCTATGTAGTGAGTGGTCATTTTGATGCGAAGTCGCCTTGTAGTGATTCGTCCCTGCCGCATGAGAGGCCAATATCGTTTCAAGTgaaatttcttttcatttcattttattgacaAAGATGATTAAAGTCAATAGGATCGAATAACATGCCAATCCTATAGAAATTCTCTCCGATTGTGGCtaaaataatacattgatattttgtaaattacaGTTTCTGAAATGAGAATTATAAAAATACAACAGTCGAAGGGAGATTACTCATTCGTATTTCTTAACATAGTACACACATAATACATTAACAGctattatttgattattataaacatattatctAAACAACATGCCACTCAGATATTGACAGACATTGACCAAAAGTACAGGTGCATATATTTGCACTTGTCATAGCTGTCAATGCTGTTaagttatttacattttaatttaaacaGATAGTGAGTTTATACGGAAGCTCAGCGGACGACTCATGATATCCTTATAAGACTAGAATTTACAGAAAAAATTTAAGAGGAGAAATAATCTTTTCTTGATTTGTTGTGTAATGTACATGATGtcatacaaaatgaaataaaaagcaTAAATTCATGGCTGATTAGATCATACAGAGATGAAAATGTTTGGatttagcaaaaaaaaaaaaaaaaaaaaaagtctggaTTTACCAATAAATAGTTGTACATCATGAAATAGTTCGTGTCTTACTGACTATAGAGTTACTTCGTGTTATGCTGATTATAAAGTGTACTTATTGTCTCACTGACTATAAAGTGTACCTCGTGTCTTACTGACTATAAAGTGTACCTCGTGTCTTACTGACTAAAGTGTACTTCGTGTCTTACTGACTAAAGTGTACTTCGTGTCTCACTGACTATAAAGTGTACATCGTGTCTCACTGACTAAAGTGTACTTCGTGTCTTACTGACTATAAAGTGTACTTCGTGTCTTACTGACTATAAAGTGTACTTCGTGTATTACTGACTATAAAATGTACTTCGTGTCTTACTGACTATAAAGTGTACCCCGTGTCTTACTGACTAAAGTGTACTTCGTGTCTCACTGACTAAAGTGTACATCGTGTCTCACTGACTAAAGTGTACTTCGTGTCTCACTGACTATAAAGTGTACTTCGTGTCTTACTGACTATAAAGTGTACTTCGTGTCTTACTGACTATAAAGTGTACTTCGTGTCTTACTGACTATAAAGTGTATTTCGTGTCTCACTGACTATAAAGTGTACATCGTGTCTCACTGACTAAAGTGTACTTCGTGTCTTACTGACTATAAAGTGTACTTCGTGTCTTACTGACTATAAAGTGTACTTCGTGTCTTACTGACTATAAAGTGTACCCCGTGTCTTACTGACTAAAGTGTACTTCGTGTCTCACTGACTAAAGTGTACATCGTGTCTCACTGACTAAAGTGTACTTCGTGTCTCACTGACTATAAAGTGTACCTCGTGTATCACTGACTTTAAAGTGTACTTCGTGTCTTACTGACTATTAAGTGTTTTTTGCGTCAAACTGACTATAAAGTGTACTTCGTGTCTTACTGACTATAAAGGGTTTTTCGCGTCAAACTGACGATAAAGTATACTTCGTGTCATACTAACTATAAAGTGTACTTTGTgtcatactgactatatagtgTACTTCGTGTCTTATTGACTATAAAGTGTACTTCGTGTCATACTAGCTATAAAGTGTACTTCGTGTCTTACTGACTATTAAGTGTTTTTTGCGTCAAACTGACTATAAAATGTACTTCGTGTCTTACTGACTATAAAGTGTACCCCGTGTCTTACTGACTAAAGTGTACTTCGTGTCTCACTGACTAAAGTGTACATCGTGTCTCACTGACTAAAGTGTACTTCGTGTCTCACTGACTATAAAGTGTACCTCGTGTATCACTGACTTTAAAGTGTACTTCGTGTCTTACTGACTATTAAGTGTTTTTTGCGTCAAACTGACTATAAAATGTACTTCGTGTCTTACTGACTATAAGGTGTACCCCGTGTCTTACTGACTAAAGTGTACTTCGTGTCTCACTGACTAAAGTGTACATCGTATCTCACTGACTAAAGTGTACTTTGTGTCTCACTGACTATAAAGTGTACTTCGTGTCTTACTGACTATAAAGTGTATTTCTTGTCATGCTGACTATAAAGTGTACTTCGTGTCTCACTGATTATAAAGTGTATTTCTTGTCATGCTGACTATAAAGTGAACTTCGTGTCATACTGACTACCAGGTGTACTTAGTGGCTTAATGACTACAATTTGTGTTACGTATCTTACTGACTACGAAGTGTATTTGGACTTTcgacatatacagatacatactCATATCGGTGAgtagacagaaaaaaatacattgataaaGACAGCCGATATATACACTTATCACTTACTATATATGATGCAACTGTAGAATTTTATTTTTCGTTTTGTTAATTGTGTGGAGTTCCCGGAGCAAGATATCTGTTCAGGATTCTCAGATGACAAATGGGACAGCTCCAAATTCCTGATCGTACATAATCTAAAAAATAATCAAGCGGATATATTCTATAAAGTTCTTTGGTGTGTGCAGGGACATCAAGAAGAGTGTATTAACCTACCTAAATAACGTATAAAAAGATATGTCAGTGTACAGCCAGTCGACAATTAGGAGCAATGCTAATAGGTCAACAGTTTTGTGATTTTTTACCTGGCGATGTAAACATCTC contains the following coding sequences:
- the LOC117336807 gene encoding sulfotransferase 1C2A-like; this translates as MSDTHDKCPLPEYDGYLLPKFPPLVQDTDKRMTAIRDFKSEDTDILICTYPKTGSNWVYEIISMLVQGHATYLKAFKTIGMLEVSDLAALADMTSPRVLSTHVPFRHLPIQHLAKGCKVVHILRNPKDVTVSAYNQCKSPLVKHICDADEFPGTWDYFLRDFFENKHNFYDGFIKYEKDWEVAKRTKAVTNVYTMFYEDLRKNPIAEITRLAKYLEVPSNEELVGDIAEKCSFVKLQNAAETFKTDGPKTIVDGKNVLFRKGTVGDWKNWFTVAQNEQFDDYLDRELKGSTLEFKYEI